A segment of the Manis javanica isolate MJ-LG chromosome 17, MJ_LKY, whole genome shotgun sequence genome:
GAAGACGTGTGTGGGAATGCAGAAGTGAAGTGAGAAGAATCAGACTCTGAGGGGGACCAGTCCGGATGGGTCAGAGTTTGACTGGAGAGCGGGTGGGGGGATGGAGAAGGTCTGGGAGCCAATGGAAGGGTATTTGGCTCCCAGTCTGCACTCCAATGGGATGGGATTAGCGGAAGAGCTGTTAAGGTTTAGGTGGGTGAGATGAAACACTGGAGTCCAGAGGTCACGGTCAGGGCTCAGGTTGGGCTTGGGAGGTGAGTTTAGGGTCTCAGAAAGGGGTCAGAAATTTGAGCTAGGGCTTAGGAAGGAGGATGGTATTGTTAATACATTTAGGACTTAGAAAAACGTGTTAGCAGGGGTACCAAgcagatatcaccttacacctgtcaggttggcagaaaataaaaagaacagtgaCACCCAGTGCTGGGCAGGATGCAGGGTAAGATCACTCTCATGTTGctcatggaaataaaaattgttagAGTCTTGCTAGTAAGGAATTTGACAATACTTAAGACAATCAAAAATACATTACTAGTCCACCCAGCCATTCCACCCCTGGGATTCTGTCTCAGAAATAGAACCTCTGGGAGGTAAGAATATTTGTAGAGGATGGGGGAGGGTAGGAAACAAAATGAACCACTCTCAGATATatggttaaataaaattaatgatggTGCAGCCACACTATAGAATATGGTGGAGTccttaaaaagaatgaatgaagagcCATTCTAGTTGACTAGGAGGGGACTCTAGGAGGGAAAGTAAAGTGAGAGATGCATGATGCAGGAAAAGTGTctatgtgattccatttttcATAATAATGACCAAAAATTGTGTCTGTAGGCAGGAGTAAGATTCAGGGGACTTGCTAGTTGGTTGCTTTGGGTTTTCCAGAAGGAGACGAGGGAAAGCAagtaaggaataaaagaaaaaaactaagaatttGGAAATTAGGTGAAAGCTCAGACAGGTGTGTCTAGAGGTCATGGTTCAGCCCTGAGACAGGAAATGGGCAGTCAAGAGGACAGGCAGGCTAGGTCCAAACCCCAATCCGATGGCCCTCCTCCACAGTGGCGGACCTGCTGTACTGGAAGGACACAAGGACGTCAGGCGTGGTCTTCACAGGCCTCGTGGtctccctgctctgcctcctgcACTTTAGCATCGTGTCTGTGACTTCCCATGTGGCCCTGTTGCTGCTCTGCGCCACCATCTCTCTCAGGGTTTACCGAAAAGTGCTGCAGGCCGTGCACCGGGGGGATGGCGCCAACCCCTTCCAGTGAGAACCCCCAGCCCCTAACCCTGACCTCTGTCCAGAACCTAAcactgactgtaagtcatgaccCATGGCCTCAAGTCAGGCACCAACTCAATGTCTATGGCattcaaaattaaataacttcTCACCCTGGCCCTGACTAATTCTATTCCTGTTTCTGACTCCAACTTGACCCAGACACTGACTTTAAACTAGGCTCTGACCCTTGACTTCCAGCCTTACCCTCTGATCCTAACCCTTACCCTTAATCTTTGATCCTGTCTCCTGACTTCGACTTTGACATTAGCCCTCTACACCAGGCCTGCTCCCCAACTCCCAGTTCTTGTCTTGTCCCAGTCACACCCCTCAGCCTGGGCCCTATCCATCCATTGAGTCACCTCTCACCTCTTGGTCCTCTCAGGGCCTATCTGGATGTGGATCTGACCCTCACTCAGGAGCAGATGGAACGTTTGTCCCAGCAGATTGCTTCCCAAGTGATCTCTGCAGCCATCCAGCTGCGGCATTATTTCCTGGTAGAAGACCTTGTGGACTCCCTCAAGGTGCCCTGAAGCCCCCACTCCCTCCTGGGTTCCTAACATTCACCTTCCTGCCCCTGGGGGTAGAAGGACCGATGCTGGGTAAGGTCACATCCTGGGGAGTGCCCTGTAGAATCTGCTGACCCTGACCCTCACCCCCAGCTGGCCCTTCTCTTCTACATCTTGACCTTCGTGGGTGCCGTCTTCAATGGCTTGACTCTTCTCATTATGGGTGAGCTGGGAAGGCTGTGGGGGCACGTGGGTTGTTGGGGTTTGCTGAGGGCAGGGATCTAGATGGAAACCCCTTGGGAGAACCTGACCCCCATCTCTGTGCCCACAGGAGTGATCTGTTTATTCACCATCCCCCTGCTCTATCGGCAGCACCAGGTGAGTGTGACAGGTCCTCAGTTGGCAGCATCCCAGCCAAACACAAGTCATCTGACTGTCCCACCCTTTACAGCCAGGGTCTTACTGACAGATGTCCCAGTGGGAGATAGGAGGACCAACTGGTACTTCCACTCCTGAAAGAGTCAggaatgaatggacaaatgtcCTCACCAGGCACAGGTGGTCTGCCTGCTGCCCCTCCACAATGCAGCTAGAGTCTAACATACATTTCAACAGCCCAACCAAACAAGTGGACTGACTGATGCTCCCATTGCCTGAAACTGCTAGGGAACGACATCTCAGTCAACCTCAGGTGGGTGGGATGACTATTACCCAGAAGATTGACAGAACCAAGGCCAACTGACATATATCCCATCCAGAGACAGGCAGACTGACATATATCCCATCCAGAGACAGGCAGATGGGCTGACATGCCCTTCTGCAGCACAGCTGAGAACCAAATGACATGTCTCTGTCAGAGAGATAGCCCCAACTCCTTCACATGCCGGAATCACCAAGACTCAAAGTCAACTAACTGTAAATTAAACTAGTATTTAAAGTAATGCACTCAAGGACTTGACAACCAACACCAGTGCCCTCTAACCACCCTACTCCTAACCACACGCACACGCACATACATAACTCACTCAAAGATAAACTGTTATCCCAGGAAACAGACTCACTGGCACATTCTTGTGTCTACTTGACATCACTCCCCACACAGAGGGGGCCAACTGACAGACACTTCAACTTGGATGTCTAACTTCCAAGGGTATTTTATGAGGTTTAGAGTTGAAGGTGGAGTGGTGGGCCACGCCCCCAAATCCTACTTTTGAGGTGGAGGAGGAAGCAGCCTCCTGAATGAATTAGGAAGAAGAACCCCCTGCAATGGGAACT
Coding sequences within it:
- the RTN2 gene encoding reticulon-2 isoform X2 is translated as MGSKVADLLYWKDTRTSGVVFTGLVVSLLCLLHFSIVSVTSHVALLLLCATISLRVYRKVLQAVHRGDGANPFQAYLDVDLTLTQEQMERLSQQIASQVISAAIQLRHYFLVEDLVDSLKLALLFYILTFVGAVFNGLTLLIMGVICLFTIPLLYRQHQAQMDQYVGLVTNQLSHIKAKIRAKIPGSGALASAPAAVSGPKAKAE